ACAAGGACGTATAATTGTACAAATTGACAATATACTACTGTAGTGATTACATTTATTTGCATAGTTCGGTTAGGGGTCCTTAGAGTGTGGTACAAAGCTTAGGGGGTACTTGACAAAAATGTTGGGAACCgctgtactagtctatgtggtgttatacttgttctgatacggCTCTaacattctaaagatattcaggaaaggttcatttctgtcctgtgaatgtgactttttagtacaAATGTTTTTGTACAGACCTCTAACAGGTCTATTTTCAGATTTCAGAATGTGATGCTGTCACACTCTAATGGgaggcaagagacagttttttttcttctatttataacattgtactttgccctGAAGTATCCAAAAATGATAAtggacaaatgttgaacctgttcATTTTTACTTGTGACTATACCTAAGAATTCACTGTATTACAAAAGAAATCAGTATTTTAGCAATgttcattcacaaatatttcACATGTAACAGGCTGTAACAGTACTGTATGTGACTTTATTAATCTGCACATTTCTATGTGTCTATTAAAATCTTTTAGCATTTGCCTCTAACAAATCATTAAAGTAAACACTTCAATcacatttaaaggaactgtatgtaccGTGCACTCTTactatttttttaaaggtattacagtcacaactgaaccgtcatgtgaaagctcagaacctccagaattcactcactgagctgcagaggctgcactagtactgattcatgactggctgcaggtgctggggtttaggtagtgactatTAAGATCAGAGAGTGCTTTGTTCACTTCTGATATTGTTAtcgatactttggcttttgGCATCTACCAATACCcgatattaaccgataccagtgtaAGGATTAAAAAAGGCATTTTATTTCCATCAAAACATAGTTAAAATACAACTAAATTGATACAATTGTGTCATTTAGCCAGCAAGTAACTGTTGAGCAGCTTTatgtgaataaaagttcaaacatcaTGAAACCAACATCAGCTAATAGTTAATAGTCTTATTTTATCCAATAAAAGTcccaaccaggatattggcTAAACCAATAGCATGGAACTGATCCTGAACCTGAcagcaatatttttattatcGCAGCAGATATTCTATaccagtatcagtatcggtgCATCTCTAATTTATCATTGAAACtggctgctttctgattggataatcacaTTGGGaaccaaattataataattattatattttaccaaGGATTACCCCTTGCGATGCAgcatctctttttcaagggggTCCTGAATTCTACCCTaaaacttggccatcatgtccagtgtttttgtaattaagaataaatcagcattagccTAGTAAAAGCTGTACTTGAttatattaaagcagacctattcttcaaaaatgacttttaacagattttaaccatgttatatttgtttcctcttctcatttactctctggagttatatttggagtgactcgtgcatgtttgagaaagcttaattgtgtattttcaaaatgccatattgctgatcaacccccgttttcaccgccactggagctgctgctcctccacgttgagaggatCCAGTTGAGctggctcgggcatctatttcggacgcctccctggacgcctccctggacgcctccctggacgcctccctggacgcctccctggacgcctccctggacgcctccctggacgCCTCACTGGActcctgggaacgcctcgggacCCTCCCGGAATAGCtgcaggaagtgtgtgtgtgaagagggaagtctgggcctccctgctgaacagccccggataaagcggaagaaaattgatgaatgaatggaaaatttgtGATATACGTTGAATTTGGCAGCATCACATACTCAGTTTAgtacaaatgggaaaaaaacatcagCTACTCACTAGGGTGatgtgcagcgctacatcagaCACACCTTCATGGCTCTTTgtggtgatgtcagctcccattgggcacaacagttttttaatgtggATGTCAGCagacctgtttcttttattaagtcattttagatgaatacagtATTGGgttttaaaatccaaattataacgtagttatccacaggtgtcatagattagagctacaaagcagacacaagcacaataggtcttctttaatataaatatatcaaaGTAAAATTGCATATTGGTGTGTTTCTGTGGCAGATATGGCAGCGGACAAAGTTGCCATCCTCactgatgatgaggaggaacAGAAGAGCCGGTACGCTCTGGAGCAGTCCTTTAACTCTGTTACTCTGCAGCAGCATGCGCCCCCTACCTctgtggccccgccccctgcagACCCCCCTCGGACTGACCCCCCTCAGGCCGACCCGGTGGGCTGCTGCCAAAGGCTGCTCCTGCGCATCAACACCCACTTGCTCATCTCCAAactcttctacttcttcttttaCGCTGCCTATGGCTCTCTGCACCCCCTGTTAGCCGTGTACTTCAAACAGCTGGGCATGACGGCCAGCCGCAGTGGCATGCTGGTAGGCGTTCGCTACTTCATCGAGTTCTGCAGTGCTCCCTTCTGGGGAGTGGTGGCTGACCGCTTTAAGAAGGGCAAGGTGgtgcttttgttttcagtgtTCTGCTGGCTGGCCTTCAACTGTGGCATTGGCTTTGTTAAACCAGCCGAAATGAACTGTGTAAAGGCCACgactacaaccacaactaccacaactacaactaccacaaccacAACTACTATTATGCCAACTACTACAACACCTCTACTGACAAGTATCTTTTCTTCACCAAACACCACCACCTTACTCACTACCCTGTCCAAAGTCAATAATGTCATTGGGAACGTCTCGGCTGAAGAGAGGGTCCGCCGCAGTCTGGATGATCCAGTGCATCCCATGGAGTTGGCCCTGCCCTCCAAAATCAGCCTGCCATCCAACACCACCCGCACTACCCAAACGACCACACCAAAAGCCACCACACCAAAAGCCACCACACCAAAAGCCACCACACCAAAAGCCACCACACCAAAAGCCACCACACCAAAAGCCGCCATTCCCACTCCAAAAGCTACACTGGGCATTACCAAACCAACCACAGCCTTTACCAGCTCTACAGCTGCCCCCTCCGAAGCCATCCCCAGAGAAGCTTCCAACAGCAGCCTTCCCTCAACCAACACCACCCAGAGCCCCGCCAAGCCCACCCCTTCCCCGCTATACCAGATCACTTACAACCAAGACCAGGTACAGACAATCTTCCTTCTCATCCTGCTCATGGTGATCGTGGGTGAGTTCTTCAGCGCGCCTGCCATCACCATCGTGGACACGGTGACGCTGCAGTACCTGGGGAAGGCACGCGATCGCTATGGGCTGCAAAGGATGTGGGGGTCGCTTGGGTGGGGGCTGGCCATGCTGCTAGTGGGCATCGGCATCGACCATACACATCTGACCGTGGCCATCGAGGGGCTAGGCTGCATCATACCAGACGTCAGACTGCATGACTACCGCATCGCCTTCATCGTCTTTGGGGTGCTGATGGGGCTGGCGTTCGTCATAGCCACACAGTTCCACTTtgagaaaggagagggataCCTGAGCGAAGTGCCTGAGGGGGTGGTTATGGAGCCAGGGCACGCCCAGGGACAGGTGGGTCACTTAGATCATCTTAGATCATGTGTCATATCTATGTACGTTGTGTTTTTGAAGATGTGTCAAATCAGAATATtagaggtcctatattatgcaacatggagctttaagccatgttataatgctgttacctcatcaaaaacatacgtggagttatgttttgtttcattcatgtatgtttgagtaaacctggaTTATTTGGCTGTCCATATCTCCGAAGGTCAAAATACGCTGATCCAACACACaggattgtgtgttaaacatgtgtgaattaaacaaaacacaactccaggtatgttttagatgaggaaaCTATATTATAACAGATGTAAAAATTAGcgtaatatagaccctttaaagaTATGTCATCAGAGTACtaagtattattttttaattagtcAATGGTTATTTcttgtttagttttaatttaacttgaACCAGATAAGGTAGATAATTTCAGACCAATGTATCAGTCGGCTCCCACTTTTTGCAAAAACGTGACAAGTGGCTGTGATGTaagctgacagagaagacgttgggtttgtttttgtttcatgtgagtAGCCACAGAGATGTTCCATCAGCCAGGACCAGTCTGACACATAGATTGCAAAAGAGATAGATAATTATTTTGAAGATATGAAAAATTAATACCAAATATATTGTCTATAATTAGAAGGCTGTCAAAGTACATGATAAAAACTATAAAGAACAGCAACAAACAAGGTATATCTGCACTTGAATGTGTAATTTTACAGTATATTTTAGGTACCTCAACCaagactttattttttatcatttataaaAACAGCATAAATATTGTTATcaagagacaaaaacatatgtattatttttctgttAATATCACCTACCCCtgttaaaggccctatattacacaaaataaattattgtgagctttaagccatgttaaaatgttgttacctcctcaaaaacatacctggagttgtgttttgtttcattcacgcatctttgagtaatcctttattattaatctgtttacatcttcaaagcttaaaatgctctgttcctccttgtgatgtcatgaagctgtatttttcaagctcctttttcctcttgttcagtagagactgtcAATTGCCAGGTATGAactaatccaaatgattctagtgaaggtgtgtggagtttaaaaacacagtggagcacttcctgtagtaccacagaatgttttctgtttgagagaagaactctctctctaaatatgcacaatttgtgtgttaaacatgtgtgaatgatccaagacacaactccaggtttgtttttgatgaggaaacaacattataacatagatcagaaaatagcataatattgtCCCTTTAACGACATATCCACTTTGACCCCCCAGACCCCCTCACAGCCCGGCCTGTCCCCGGAGCAGATCGCGCAACCTGAGTTCCACTACAGCAGTCTCCTGAAGCTCCTGTGCAGTGTGCGCTATGGCTCTGTGCTCTTCGTGGCCTGGTTCATGGGCTTTGGCTACGGCTTTGTCTTCACCTTCCTGTTCTGGCACTTGGAGGACCTGCACGGGACCACCACGCTGTTTGGGGTATGCTCCGTGCTCAGCCACTTGTCTGAGCTCGCAGCCTACTTTACCAGCCACAAGCTCATCGAGATGGTGGGGCACGTGAGGTaagatattttttatatatattttttttgattGACAAGTTGGACAGCCATGTTTGTATCTGGCTTGAGACTTGACTGATAGCTGTCTGTATATACGGAGGGTGTGGTCTGGTCACCTCTGTACATACAGAAAGATATCAATCTGGAACAGGCAAGTTCAAAGAAACTGAATAAACATTAATATAGGCAATAGTTTGAACAAGAAaagtaaactgaaaaaaaaaatcactcaaaaaacaaaaatttacgATGTAGCTTTTCTGATCAAGTTGTCGCTACCTCCTTGACACTTCCATGGAGATACTTCCATGTTGCAGTTATTTAAGTGCAGGTGTTTTAACATAAACTTTCTCAAACTTGCTAACTTCTTGTCTCTCCAAGTACATCCTAACAtctaagcatcctaattatacaCAGAGATGCGTTTCACAACTCTGTGACCAAAGTGGAGTTTTCCCCAGTAAAGCTAGCATGCTTGTGTGCTTATTGGAATtcaattcattcattaatttttaCTGCACTAGTTGTTTTCTCACAAAAAATATTCTGGGAGTAGAGTAGTGTGTTATTTCATCCAagtatgtttgaataatcctctTAATATGTGAGCAAGTGGTACTCTATGCACTTCCTTTGTGTCTTTAAAGGTCACACACTTTCCACCTTCACCTGACTCATTCTGATTATGCATTGCGTGGGAGAGCTTTCACTCTGCAGCCAGTCACCTGTAGCCCTATTAAGAGGCCTAGCTTTAGCTTTTTTCTGATTAGCTTCACTCCACAATTCTCCAGTAGAGAAGCAGCCCATGTTTTGTATATTGTGCATAGACATTTGATAAGGGAGACTATTTGACtacataattatttaaaatttaatcTATGTACATGCAGTATCTAAGGTGTACAAATGTAGATATGAAAACTATACCATAAGCACTAGTTTCTGACCTggtgcaggggcagagtttgaagtgtggatacctgttagaccagtcacactgttcctcatatgtccagaccctgccctcctcccccctcactctcccctttagtccttcagaTACTAGACATactgctctatttgaaatgggactgtgggcagagtttaggtgtttagtcccagtttaacaAGTAAACTTATTTAGCTTTTGACAAGCTAACACTCAGCTTTTAGATTTATATTTCATTAATTATGAAGAGTATTAGAACATGAAGaaaagtgtgtggagagggaagccTGGGCCTCCCCGCTGAAACTACTgcctccgcgacccggccccagataaagcggcagaaaatggatggatggatttgttGAAGATATCAGATTGTGCGCATAAGCTCGAATGACCCTgcctcactttttttttacctactTTTCAAGTATCGTGGCTATGTATTCAAGTAGTGGGGCAAATGACTAAAATAAGAGTAAACAAGGATTTAGGGAAGCTACTCTAGTAAGAGTAACCGTCTGGATGTAACTTCTGATTTATTATTTGATCAATGTAAATCGAAGGACAACAtattaaagagagagtattgcacttctatagggtattaattgctggcacataacacatttagatcaccatgttatcttttattgtttttaagaaGAGTCCCGCACACTTTCTCACTCTGGGTTATTAGTACAATGTTTcggtccctctgaccttcctcaggtatGAGGTCAGCTCCTTCCACTCCCCTTATATAAGTTTGATATAAGACTGCCCCTTTGAGAGTAATCAACtgatcagaaaaaaatacttttatggTATTGTACATAACTCACTTTGCACCagtcttttgtgagttaaaatcCATGGATAAtgattagaaaaatataaagctCATTGTCAACACTAAAAAGGTGAAAATTGCatttcattattctgacatttttttgcaaataaatgGGCGATATGTAAT
This genomic window from Periophthalmus magnuspinnatus isolate fPerMag1 chromosome 2, fPerMag1.2.pri, whole genome shotgun sequence contains:
- the mfsd6a gene encoding major facilitator superfamily domain-containing protein 6-A isoform X2 translates to MAADKVAILTDDEEEQKSRYALEQSFNSVTLQQHAPPTSVAPPPADPPRTDPPQADPVGCCQRLLLRINTHLLISKLFYFFFYAAYGSLHPLLAVYFKQLGMTASRSGMLVGVRYFIEFCSAPFWGVVADRFKKGKVVLLFSVFCWLAFNCGIGFVKPAEMNCVKATTTTTTTTTTTTTTTTTIMPTTTTPLLTSIFSSPNTTTLLTTLSKVNNVIGNVSAEERVRRSLDDPVHPMELALPSKISLPSNTTRTTQTTTPKATTPKATTPKATTPKATTPKATTPKAAIPTPKATLGITKPTTAFTSSTAAPSEAIPREASNSSLPSTNTTQSPAKPTPSPLYQITYNQDQVQTIFLLILLMVIVGEFFSAPAITIVDTVTLQYLGKARDRYGLQRMWGSLGWGLAMLLVGIGIDHTHLTVAIEGLGCIIPDVRLHDYRIAFIVFGVLMGLAFVIATQFHFEKGEGYLSEVPEGVVMEPGHAQGQTPSQPGLSPEQIAQPEFHYSSLLKLLCSVRYGSVLFVAWFMGFGYGFVFTFLFWHLEDLHGTTTLFGVCSVLSHLSELAAYFTSHKLIEMVGHVRVLYIGLACNTTRYLYISYINNAWIVLPMEVLQGVTHASVWAACISFLSAAVPPALRTSAQGILQGLHLGLGRGCGAMIGGVFVSYFGAAATFRGIGMASLVILLIFAFIQYMTQESEEKESQILAENIPVPSSPVPIATIDLVQSGSLSGSSTPVLPVKKTKHQEEQEDPWMPAWGVSGCPWVTIAFAVVQIKEMMRQGRREEPSESQPLQCPNN
- the mfsd6a gene encoding major facilitator superfamily domain-containing protein 6-A isoform X1 — its product is MAADKVAILTDDEEEQKSRYALEQSFNSVTLQQHAPPTSVAPPPADPPRTDPPQADPVGCCQRLLLRINTHLLISKLFYFFFYAAYGSLHPLLAVYFKQLGMTASRSGMLVGVRYFIEFCSAPFWGVVADRFKKGKVVLLFSVFCWLAFNCGIGFVKPAEMNCVKATTTTTTTTTTTTTTTTTIMPTTTTPLLTSIFSSPNTTTLLTTLSKVNNVIGNVSAEERVRRSLDDPVHPMELALPSKISLPSNTTRTTQTTTPKATTPKATTPKATTPKATTPKATTPKAAIPTPKATLGITKPTTAFTSSTAAPSEAIPREASNSSLPSTNTTQSPAKPTPSPLYQITYNQDQVQTIFLLILLMVIVGEFFSAPAITIVDTVTLQYLGKARDRYGLQRMWGSLGWGLAMLLVGIGIDHTHLTVAIEGLGCIIPDVRLHDYRIAFIVFGVLMGLAFVIATQFHFEKGEGYLSEVPEGVVMEPGHAQGQTPSQPGLSPEQIAQPEFHYSSLLKLLCSVRYGSVLFVAWFMGFGYGFVFTFLFWHLEDLHGTTTLFGVCSVLSHLSELAAYFTSHKLIEMVGHVRVLYIGLACNTTRYLYISYINNAWIVLPMEVLQGVTHASVWAACISFLSAAVPPALRTSAQGILQGLHLGLGRGCGAMIGGVFVSYFGAAATFRGIGMASLVILLIFAFIQYMTQESEEKESQILAENIPVPSSPVPIATIDLVQSGSLSGSSTPVLPVKKTKHQEEQEDPWMPAWGVSGCPWVTIAFAVVQIKEMMRQGRREEPSESQPLQVPKEKNTCTSSEESSVNVSETGSEEVPTGPKTTQQTPPSTDQSERGSSSEQELAQDNPVFLPD